A part of Ooceraea biroi isolate clonal line C1 chromosome 10, Obir_v5.4, whole genome shotgun sequence genomic DNA contains:
- the LOC105286663 gene encoding tumor necrosis factor receptor superfamily member wengen has translation MPRESCSGLLLTLVSVFVGLCESSAAGGATSSAQQQQQQQQQQQHPVCKPGLEFWSADRAACWPCTRCAPEFTLSPCAVHKDAICGPFSALELDWSFLSSTRKSVPPEAGDGSQRRLEETVTSKMFWRFPEKQTKERPVEEAGNLVDLDREKNESSIDEEPVSASPESKTAHDPRERRKSPGEDNLLWDWQTVALVLAVCACIVFFLVAGCSALIYARQWRRMKKNFEPAGLEEISARLNLMVKAELAELVAGAPMNPGDPETRCQYLEKLLGKHGQNFKALIRSHKFPRRPPLDLTICEHRLLTLTRFLICIYGDISNTQFGKIVICP, from the exons ATGCCGAGGGAATCTTGCTCCGGGCTGCTGTTGACCCTGGTGTCGGTATTCGTCGGCCTGTGCGAATCCTCTGCCGCCGGCGGCGCGACATCCAGCgctcagcagcagcagcaacagcagcagcaacagcaacatcCGGTCTGCAAACCCGGCCTGGAATTCTGGTCTGCCGATCGCGCCGCCTGCTGGCCGTGCACCCGATGCGCCCCGGAATTCACCCTGAGCCCGTGCGCTGTGCACAAGGACGCGATTTGCGGCCCGTTCTCGGCGCTCGAGCTCGACTGGTCCTTTCTGTCGTCGACGAGAAAGAGCGTCCCGCCGGAGGCTGGCGATGGCAGCCAACGTCGCCTCGAGGAAACCGTTACGTCGAAGATGTTCTGGCGGTTTCCCGAGAAACAGACGAAAGAGCGACCCGTTGAGGAAGCCGGCAATCTCGTCGACCTCGATCGAGAAAAGAATGAAAGTTCGATCGACGAAGAGCCGGTCTCCGCCTCGCCGGAATCAAAA ACGGCACACGATCCTCGGGAGAGGAGAAAATCTCCCGGCGAGGACAACCTACTGTGGGATTGGCAGACTGTTGCGTTGGTCCTCGCGGTTTGCGCCTGCATAGTATTCTTCCTGGTAGCGGGATGCTCGGCTCTCATCTACGCAAGACAGTGGCGGCGGATGAAGAAAAACTTTGAGCCGG CGGGTCTCGAGGAGATCTCGGCCAGATTGAACCTGATGGTAAAGGCGGAACTGGCCGAACTGGTCGCAGGAGCTCCGATGAACCCAGGCGATCCCGAAACCAGATGTCAGTATCTCGAGAAGCTTTTAGGTAAGCACGGTCAGAATTTTAAGGCTCTCATTCGCAGCCATAAATTCCCACGACGACCACCACTTGATTTGACCATCTGTGAGCATCGGTTACTGACTCTTACGAGATTCTTGATATGCATTTATGGAGACATATCGAATACTCAATTTGGCAAAATTGTCATCTGTCCATAA
- the LOC105282179 gene encoding NADH dehydrogenase [ubiquinone] 1 beta subcomplex subunit 2, mitochondrial, with translation MITSRGLNLLRTAYINSQTKVPAQNLGFVRLGHHAVSYRKLPPEDKKWAWAAEFLGGVMWWWVLWHFWHDWGHLVGEFPYPDVTKWTDEELGIPPDDADD, from the exons ATGATAACATCACGAGGATTGAATTTGCTAAGAACTGCCTACATAAATAGTCAAACAAAGGTTCCCGCACAGAATTTGGGTTTCGTTAGATTAGGTCATCA TGCAGTAAGTTATCGTAAACTTCCTCCAGAAGATAAGAAGTGGGCATGGGCTGCAGAATTTCTTGGAGGTGTTATGTGGTGGTGGGTGTTATGGCACTTCTGGCACGATTGGGGTCACCTTGTC ggAGAGTTTCCATACCCGGATGTAACTAAATGGACAGATGAGGAATTAGGTATACCACCAGATGACGCCGATGATTGA